The Quercus lobata isolate SW786 chromosome 9, ValleyOak3.0 Primary Assembly, whole genome shotgun sequence region gcactatcaacttgttttcttggacagacttgaaggcttcaacacttaatcttgaaacatagtttcttgaagtatttaaacacatcctaaatctaccaaaatacaagtaaagtgcgttttgtcaaaagataagccaattacataaagcagtgacatatgttcctaacaagtaaaatacatatgtcctaacaatataGATATAAGAGAGAGTAGTGTCTCTAAAGATTAGAGAAAATATCAATGTTTGACTCTTTGTTGTGTGGTAGTTGGGCAATAAAATAAGGACAAGTTACAGGCTCACAGCAAAAGGAAAACTGATTCAACTTTCAaggaataaaaatggtaaaagtgTTTGTTGGTAGTGCATAATAAGTTCATAGTGTCGGTAGTGGGATTGGGTGACTGGGTCAGtgacagggaaaaaaaagagagaggcaaGGATACACAGACAAAAGATAAAAGACAAAAGACAaacataaatcatataatataatataataaattgtaacacaaatttattaaaataatagtggAAACTTAGAACATTACAGAGATGTTTACAGTGGATCATGATATAGGAATAATATATTGGtcctctttatttcttttttctcttttttattgaaaattgtacatcttctttttttaggaATAATATATTGGTCCACATGGATCGTGATACGGAGAATGAAGCGAAGGCTGATTTCATTAATGTGGAAAAACATTGGAGCACTGTCCTCGAAAAAGGAATAGATCAATTGACTGATGCCCAAATAACTGGTTTGAAATTCAGTTTCCTAGATGATGGTGGAGAGTTTTATAACACATATGCAAAGTTGGTTGGGTTTAGTATTCGCAAAGATGAGATAAAGCgtaataaaaataacattgtAACCTCTAAAAGATGGGTTTGTGCAAAGGAAGGATTGCAAATTAGGAAAAATGAGGCCAATTTAAATTGCATGCGTGAGAGACCAATAACAAGAAGTGGTTGCAAGGCCGCTTTTCGTATTAGGTTTGAACAAAAGTTAGGTGAATGGGTGGTAGGAGAGTTTAAAAGGGAGCATAATCATGACTTAGTTTCGCAATTCGAGACTCAATTTCTCCGTTCGCACAAGACTATTAAGGATTTCGATAAGGCTCAGATTATAGCACTGCATAATGTTGGggtcaaatcaaatcaaatcatggATCATATGATCCAACAAGCTGGAGGATACGAGAATATAGGGCTCATTACAAAAGACTTCTACAATTATCTAGTGGCAATTCACAACAACAGTACGCGAGATAGTGATGCTGAATGTGCTTTGGTATATTTACAAGCAAAAGAAGACATGGACTCCTCATTCTTTTTCAATACATTGTTGATGAAGAAAGTTGTTTGGCTAATCTGTTTTGGACAGATTCTCAAAGTCGTTTAGATTATGCATGTTTTGGAGATGTAGTTGCATTTGATACAACATATAAGACAAATGTATACAAAAAACCCCTTGTCATATTGGTAGGAGTCAACCACCACCGGTAGACTATAGTATTTGGTTTTGGACTATTGGTTAATGAGAATGTCAAAACATATACTTGGGTGTTGCAAAATATGCTTGTAGCAATGAACAATAAGACTCCTATTTCAGTTGTGACAGATGGGGACAAAGCAATGAATAAAGCTATTAAAACGGTTTTTCCAAAGTCTCGACATCGTTTATGTTTGTGGCATCTTGAAAGGAATGCTTTTGCAAATCTACATGATAATGAAGTATATGAAAGTTTAATTAGGTGTATGGTATGATATGTTACACCAGATGAATTTAAAGACGTGGAAGAAAATGGTCGACAATCACAATTTAAATAACCATGAATGGTTGCATGAAATGTatgctaaaaaaatgaaatgggcTAAAGCTTACATGAGAGGTCATTTTTTTTCTGGGTGCAGGAGTACACAACGTTGTGAAGCCATGAATGCATTCTTGAATAGATTTATGGATAGGAAGACTAGGCTTTATGAGTTGTTCCAACAAGTTGATAGAGCACTTTCACGTATTAGACACAATGAGACAAGGGCagatttttcttcaaattataCTGAACCTATTCTGATTATTGGGTTAGCTGAAATAGAGAAACATGCTGCTACTATATTCACAAGGGAGATATTCAGCATGGTTCAAGAAGAATTATTGAATgaacaaaaattcattgtgcTTTACTACATAGATAAGGAAGGTTATCGTACGTACACCTTATCTCAGTATGTATCCCCTGACTCAAGATGGGAGGTTGTGTATTGTCAAGTTGATCAATCTATGAAGTGCTCTTGTTTGTTATTCGAGTCGTATGGATATCCTTGTGGGCACCTATTTTCTATTATGAAGGTTGAACATTTGAACCGATTCCACTGAAATGTATAATGAACAGATGGGTGAAAACAGCAAAGTCCGACCTGCCTTGCAAATTTGAATCCCAAATGTCTCCTAATATCATACATATGGCACGATTTAGTGCATTGTCTGTCAGTTGTAGTCAGATGTGTTACTTTGGTTCAAGAACAACACAAGGCTTCGAAGAATTGAATGTTGAAATAGCAAGGTTAACACGCTGCATGGAAGAACTTTATAATTCAAGTAAAGAAGCTGCTGAAGATGGGATACGCATTGCGTCCAACAAAGCAAACTTAAATGTTTGTGATCCAGCCATTGTCAACACTAAAGGCGACCATGGTAACACGAGCAATAGCTACAGCCATGCGAAAGTTAGGCGATGCAGCACTTATAAAGATGTTGGACACACAAGGTGCACATGTCCATCTACACATATTCAACAAGGTGTACATGTTGATGGTGACAACATCCCTGAATCCATGGAACATCTAGTTGTTGGCTCACCTGATTTGGAAACacaatattataattttctttaatagTGAAATGTTGATGGGATATTTACTAgacaaaatatgaattttttttttcggctgTTAGCATTTTTGGTTAAACTTcattattgtttattgttatcACATTGTTAGTTTTTGGAATAGAGTTACTAGATTGGAGTTGGTATTAAGTTCATCTTGTTATCACTGGTTCTTTTTAGTTGCTTGCTTAATGTTTTCTAATATGAAAAACTCTTTGAGTACTGATCTTAGAAGCAAACCCCGAGTTCTTAGTCATGTGGCTTAATGGTTAGAAATTTTCTGTTTCTAggttctgtttttctttttcttttttttttcttttctttttttagctgATAACCAGAACAATATTCTTATGGAACTATGACATGAACATCTGAGGTAATTGATGTAGTCACTTCCTTTTTGCTTGTCTAATGTTTTCTGTTTTTCATTTCAACTAGTGCTTATATACCTGGAGCACTAGATTTGATGACTGACTTACTTCACAACCTCCAATATAAGACTATGGCTCTAATGTTTTTTCATATTCTTGTTTATTTAGTAGTTGTTTCAGGAAAACCCACTTTCAAGCACATTCCTAAGGTATGCTGTTACAGTGTAGTGTTAACAGGTTTGGATATATCAGTCAAGGGGTTTAATAGGTTTGTGTTTTCATTCTTtcgtacaattttttttttttttttctgttcgTTGTTTGGTAGATATGTCATGTAATTGGACTCTAGCTGTTTTGAGGCAAGTTTTACCCCTTTGAGCATTTTGGACAGTGTATTTTGATACTCTAATTGTGTATTCTAGGACTAGTACTGTTAGTTTTATATCTATATAGGGATAATTATTTGAGTATCTGGGTAAATTTATTACTTATAGTCTTCAGTTCCatttttagaagaatatagaTGCTCTCCAAGCAGAACAACTTTCCATTATACTATTGCTTGGTTAATTTTTATGGAGCACAACCCCGTGAAATTTAAGTCATCAATGAATCCACTTTTGCAAGtactcacctctctctctctctctctctctctctctctctctctctctctctctctctctctaaatgtGTATTTTGCACATATCCAACATGTGTCTTTAAAGGATTCTGCCCTGATAGTGTATATGGTAACTGTGCTTCAAAGCTTGATCTTGTTAATTTTGGCACTCAATAAATGCCTTTGAGTGGTGTGAACCAAGGGAGAAGGCAGCGATGGAAGTGTTGATGGGGAGTAAAAATGGGTTCTTAACGAAAAGGTTGAAAGGTTATTCAGCAAATAAGAATAACCCATTAAAACCTAGAGGGCTTTCTGGTCTCTCTCCATACTTGCACTTTGGGCAAATATCTGCACAGCGTTGTACTTTGGAGGCTTTTAGGGTCAGGAAACTTTTTCCTCAGGTTAGTTGatctcttatatatttttatggaaTCAGGGTTAGGAAAAATAagtatgtttttttaaaaattcttatttttgaaCTTGTTCTTGGCATCCACAATTGATTGTAGTTTGCCATCacatttgaattttcttatttatttctttttgttcagTGGTTAATGGCATCAATGATAGCTTGATCTATCTTCTACCTATTATTCTGAAGGCAGTTGATACATTCTTGGAGGAGTTGATTGTGCCCAGAGAACTTGCCGATAAATTCTGCTTCTACTAGCATCATTATGATTCACTGCAAGGAGCATGGGAATGGGCACGTAAGACCTTGATGGACCATGCTTCTAATGAGCTAGAACATATTTACACGTGAGtctgttaaatattagcatagagatgtgttataccatgttgtgtatggTAGAGTGGATACGAaagaggaagcatagaagaggaacactgagaatacgagagttacgtggttcagccttgacggcctacatctacggaggaatcccttaagggctacatctttattgtatgagagtgtagtacaataacctgtgttacaatgaaccctaacatgagtatatataggcaactaaaccctagactactagtacaagcaagAATGGGCTTGGTCCTATTATATTGgactaatatgtctaatatatatctctaacaccctccctcaaactcaaggcggaagctcgatgaaggtttgaggttggataagcatgagaagatcacttggagatgccttgaagaatgcctttaAAGAAACtacaatgaagaatgtgccaattgacTAATTTCGGAGTCTCAAATGCAGAAACGGACCAAAATCGGAATTTACGCGAAAAACTGAACAAGATAGgcccttttggaaattttgacttttggtcaaaggtcaacgcaaaaagtcaaagtcaactggtccagagtcaaagtcaacagacaaagtgctcacgggtcagatccaggtggtccgggtcgggtcggttCGGGTCAACGGTTAGTTAGGTGACGTGGTGCTGACGAGATGACACTGCTGACGTGGCAGTTGATGTGTCGCTGACGTGGACTAGGGCTGATGTGGAGGTGCTTGCATGGCTGCTGACGTGGAGTGATGACGTCATCCGGTGACGTCAGATGACATCAGCAGTAGTTCTCCGGCGCTGGCAGGAGCGTGCGATGTTCACTGGTGCGTGGAGGAGAAGCCAGAAACCTAGGTAGCACATGGAGGCGCGTGCAACATCGGTTGAAAGCCATATTTCTTCCGTAGGCAGATTGGTGGTTGACATGGCTGATAGGACGGCGCGTGTGGCCAACGGATGAACTACACAATCGGAAATCGTGGAGGTGCGTGGGAAAGATCCGGAAACGCAGGTGGCGTGTGTTGGCGTGTGACCTCGTATGATTACCAGATTCTCAGGCCAAGTGGATCGGTGGACGACAAGGCTGTCTTAGCGGCGCGTGTGACTGAGATCCGAGCTGGGAGTCGAGAATCTTCGGCGGCGCGTGTGAGAGTTCCAGGAGCCATTGGTCGCGTGTGGTGGCGCGTGCAGCTGCTGTTGGAGgttgggtttctgggttttagTCGCGATATGCCATGGAGCACGTATGTCTTGTTGGTTTCATCaggcgaaggcttgatgtgcacAGATCTGATAGGGAGAGACACTGATTGCTTGGGTTTGAAGATCTGGACACAGCAGTGAGAGCCATAGCGGCTGCGAGATGCcgtggagtctagatccagcCGACAAGCATGTGACTTTTGATGGTGGTGTGCACGTGAgaatcttctttgcttgctagagatgtttgtttgatgccaagaatggagttttgctctgataccatgttaaatattagcatagagatgtgttataccatgttgtgtatgctagagtggatgcggaagaggaagcatagaagaggaacactgagaacatgagggttacgtggttcagccttgacggcctacatctacggaggaatcccttaagggctacatctttattgtataagagtgttgtacaataacctgtgttacaatgaaccctaacatgagtatatataggcgactaaaccctagactactagtacaagcaggaatgggcttgggcctattacattgggctaatatgtctaatatatatctctaacagagTCAAATTTGCTCTACTTTGATTGGATTGTGTTGATTCCTTGTGTAAGGATCTCTAACTTTTAATTGATTATGGAATTTGCAGCAGGGAGCAATTGGAAAAAGGCAAAAACAGCTGACCCTGTAAGCTGAATGTTTTaagattattttgtaataatgTTGATGAGATGTTGGAAGTATCTGATGTTTCATAGTTTATGTTTTGACCTATATATTGATGAGGTCTTCTTTTGGTTTTACAAATGCCTCTAGCGTTTTAGTCTTATTTACATCTAGTTGGTGTTATATGTTGTCATTGTTTTGACTATCTTTATGGCTTGTGATTTCCAGCTCTGGAATGCTTCTCGGCTGGAGATGGTTTACTATGGCAAGATGCATGGTTTTATGCGGCAAGTGACTTCCTGAAGAGTATAACAGTGTTGTGATGTTTTGAAGTTTGGTGTCACagtttactttctttgtttgctcGCATCGTGATCTGTGTGTTAAATTTGGGTGGCTTACCATTTTGTTCCTATCTTTATTTTGATTCCCTGGCCACTAGTACCATATTGCCAGTAATATTTCTGTTATGAAAATGCTGTACATATAAATACATGGgcaaaatttgcttccttttggAAATTgatgcattatttttcttgtatatACAATATGCAATTTCGTTAGATGCACTGTTAATTCTACTACTACTTCTGAATTTTTGTTAAGAATCACAATCTTTTTGACCTGTCATTGCGTTTGCAAAACCTTGTGCAGGATGTATTGGGCCAAAAAGATTCTTGAGTGGACAAGAGGACCGGAAGAAGCACTTGAAATATCAATATATCTGAATGACAAGGTTAATTCACTTCAGATTTATTGTGCTTTAATGGAGGTTGTTACTGATGCCTTATCAACTACCAAGTGTTATTTACTCAAAACTTTGCATGCAGTATGAAATAGATGGCAGGGACCCAAGTGGATACGTTGGCTGCATGTGGTCAATATGCGGCATTCATGACCAGGTATGGACtgatcattttctttt contains the following coding sequences:
- the LOC115961738 gene encoding protein FAR1-RELATED SEQUENCE 5-like — protein: MDRDTENEAKADFINVEKHWSTVLEKGIDQLTDAQITGLKFSFLDDGGEFYNTYAKLVGFSIRKDEIKRNKNNIVTSKRWVCAKEGLQIRKNEANLNCMRERPITRSGCKAAFRIRFEQKLGEWVVGEFKREHNHDLVSQFETQFLRSHKTIKDFDKAQIIALHNVGVKSNQIMDHMIQQAGGYENIGLITKDFYNYLVAIHNNSTRDSDAECALVYLQAKEDMDSSFFFNTLLMKKVVWLICFGQILKVV